In the Piscinibacter sp. XHJ-5 genome, one interval contains:
- the boxA gene encoding benzoyl-CoA 2,3-epoxidase subunit BoxA, producing the protein MDMAAGITVIKQHLIDPEICIRCNTCESICPVQAITHDSRNYVVDAEKCNSCMDCISPCPTGSIDNWRTVPKTRAYSLEEQLGWDSLPPEVPLPEAGEVPEGQPQAAPQPVPPTQLEASEVPFVASAWGSTVPPWSAAHAYTNLYGPKTGPTTATVVGNFRVTEVGTEYDTHHIVLDFGAMPFPVLEGQSIAVIPPGLDASGKPHYARQYSIASPRNGERPGYNNVSLTIKRVLEDHQGRPVRGVASNYMCDLKVGDKVQVIGPFGTSFLMPNHPRSNIVMICTGTGSAPMRAMTEWRRRLRQSGKFEGGKLMLFFGARTREELPYFGPLQSLPKDFIDINLAFSRTAGSPKRYVQDLMRERAADLVELLRNDNTYLYVCGLKSMEEGVVMALRDVAEDAGLSWETVGAALKREGRLHLETY; encoded by the coding sequence ATGGACATGGCCGCCGGCATCACGGTCATCAAGCAGCACCTGATCGACCCGGAGATCTGCATTCGCTGCAACACCTGCGAATCGATCTGCCCGGTGCAGGCGATCACGCACGACTCGCGCAACTACGTCGTGGATGCCGAGAAGTGCAATTCCTGCATGGACTGCATCTCGCCCTGCCCGACAGGGTCGATCGACAACTGGCGCACCGTGCCCAAGACCAGGGCGTACAGCCTCGAGGAGCAGCTCGGCTGGGATTCGCTGCCCCCGGAGGTGCCGCTGCCCGAGGCGGGCGAGGTGCCCGAGGGCCAGCCGCAGGCGGCGCCCCAGCCGGTGCCGCCGACGCAGCTGGAGGCTTCGGAGGTGCCCTTCGTCGCCTCCGCCTGGGGCTCCACGGTGCCGCCCTGGTCGGCCGCGCATGCGTACACCAACCTGTACGGCCCGAAGACGGGCCCGACCACGGCCACCGTCGTCGGCAACTTCCGCGTGACCGAGGTCGGCACCGAGTACGACACCCACCACATCGTGCTCGACTTCGGCGCCATGCCGTTTCCGGTGCTCGAGGGGCAGTCGATCGCCGTCATCCCGCCGGGACTCGATGCGTCCGGCAAGCCGCACTACGCGCGGCAGTACTCGATCGCCAGCCCGCGCAACGGCGAGCGGCCCGGCTACAACAACGTGTCGCTGACGATCAAGCGCGTGCTGGAGGACCATCAGGGCCGGCCGGTGCGCGGCGTCGCGTCCAACTACATGTGCGACCTCAAGGTCGGCGACAAGGTGCAGGTGATCGGCCCCTTCGGCACCTCGTTCCTGATGCCCAACCATCCACGGTCCAACATCGTGATGATCTGCACCGGCACGGGCAGCGCGCCGATGCGCGCCATGACCGAGTGGCGCCGGCGCCTGCGGCAGAGCGGCAAGTTCGAAGGCGGCAAGCTCATGCTGTTCTTCGGGGCGCGCACGCGCGAGGAGCTGCCCTACTTCGGGCCGCTGCAAAGCCTGCCCAAGGACTTCATCGACATCAACCTCGCGTTCTCGCGCACGGCGGGAAGCCCCAAGCGCTACGTCCAGGACCTGATGCGCGAGCGCGCCGCCGACCTCGTCGAGCTGCTGCGCAACGACAACACCTATCTCTACGTCTGCGGGCTCAAGAGCATGGAAGAGGGTGTCGTGATGGCCCTGCGCGACGTCGCCGAGGACGCCGGGCTGTCGTGGGAAACCGTGGGCGCGGCGCTCAAGCGGGAAGGGCGGCTCCATCTGGAGACGTATTGA
- the boxB gene encoding benzoyl-CoA 2,3-epoxidase subunit BoxB, with amino-acid sequence MSTINYSEKIPNNVNLSEDRTLQRALEQWQPNFIQWWDDVGPEGSTNFDVYLRTAVSVDPQGWAQFGYVKMRDYRWGIFLNPGDANRQVHFGDHKGEKVWQDVPGEHRANLRRIIVTQGDTEPASVEQQRHLGLTAPSQYDLRNLFQVNVEEGRHLWAMVYLLHRFFGRDGREEAEALLDRRSGDENNPRILGAFNEKTPDWLSFFMFTYFTDRDGKFQLSALAESSFDPLARTTKFMLTEEAHHMFVGESGVSRVIARTCQVMNELKTDDVARIRAAGVIDLPTLQRYLNFHYSVTIDLFGADQSSNAATFYSSGLKGRYEEGKRSDDHVLKGQTYKVLEVQGGQLVEKDVPMLNALNEVLRDDFIKDSVAGVERWNKVIEKAGLPYRLKVPHKAFHRNIGALAGIKMSPDGRVVSEAEWDAKKDEWLPTAEDRAFVASLMGRVVDPGKFANWIAPPVMGINRQPVDFEYVRFN; translated from the coding sequence ATGTCCACCATCAACTACAGCGAGAAGATTCCCAACAACGTCAACCTGAGCGAGGACCGCACGCTGCAGCGCGCGCTCGAGCAGTGGCAGCCCAACTTCATCCAGTGGTGGGACGACGTCGGCCCCGAGGGCTCGACGAACTTCGACGTCTACCTGCGCACGGCGGTCAGCGTCGACCCGCAGGGCTGGGCCCAGTTCGGCTACGTGAAGATGCGCGACTACCGCTGGGGCATCTTCCTGAACCCCGGTGACGCCAACCGCCAGGTCCATTTCGGCGACCACAAGGGCGAGAAGGTGTGGCAGGACGTGCCCGGCGAGCACCGCGCCAACCTGCGGCGCATCATCGTCACCCAAGGCGACACGGAGCCCGCGTCGGTGGAGCAGCAGCGCCACCTGGGCCTCACCGCGCCCAGCCAGTACGACCTGCGCAATCTGTTCCAGGTGAACGTGGAGGAGGGCCGGCACCTGTGGGCCATGGTGTACCTGCTGCACCGCTTCTTCGGCCGCGACGGCCGCGAGGAGGCCGAGGCGCTGCTCGATCGGCGCTCCGGCGACGAGAACAACCCGCGCATCCTCGGCGCGTTCAACGAGAAGACGCCGGACTGGCTCAGCTTCTTCATGTTCACCTACTTCACCGACCGCGACGGCAAGTTCCAGCTGTCGGCGCTGGCCGAGAGCAGCTTCGATCCGCTCGCGCGCACGACGAAGTTCATGCTGACCGAGGAAGCCCACCACATGTTCGTCGGCGAGTCGGGCGTGTCGCGCGTGATCGCTCGCACCTGCCAGGTGATGAACGAGCTGAAGACCGACGACGTCGCCCGCATCCGCGCCGCCGGCGTCATCGACCTGCCGACCCTTCAGCGCTACCTCAACTTCCACTACAGCGTGACCATCGACCTGTTCGGCGCCGACCAGTCGAGCAACGCCGCCACTTTCTACAGCTCGGGCCTCAAGGGACGCTACGAGGAGGGCAAGCGCAGCGACGACCATGTGCTGAAGGGCCAGACCTACAAGGTGCTCGAGGTGCAGGGCGGGCAGCTGGTCGAGAAGGACGTGCCCATGCTCAATGCGCTCAACGAGGTGCTGCGCGACGACTTCATCAAGGACTCGGTGGCCGGCGTGGAGCGCTGGAACAAGGTGATCGAGAAGGCGGGCCTGCCGTACCGGCTGAAGGTGCCGCACAAGGCCTTCCACCGCAACATCGGCGCGCTCGCCGGCATCAAGATGTCGCCCGACGGCCGCGTCGTCAGCGAGGCCGAATGGGACGCGAAGAAGGACGAGTGGCTGCCGACCGCCGAGGACCGCGCCTTCGTCGCCTCGCTGATGGGCCGCGTCGTCGATCCCGGCAAGTTCGCGAACTGGATCGCGCCGCCGGTGATGGGCATCAACCGCCAGCCGGTCGACTTCGAGTACGTGCGCTTCAACTGA
- the boxC gene encoding 2,3-epoxybenzoyl-CoA dihydrolase: MTDPSPRVDYRTDPSSYRHWKLSVEGDVARLALDIAEDGGLRPGYKLKLNSYDLGVDIELHDALNRIRFEHPGVRSVIVTSMKDRIFCSGANIFMLGLSSHAWKVNFCKFTNETRNGIEDSSRHSGLKFIAAVNGACAGGGYELALACDDIVLVDDRSSSVSLPEVPLLGVLPGTGGLTRVTDKRRVRHDLADIFCTSVEGVRGQRAVEWRLVDAAVKPAQFGAFVQERAKRLAAGSDRPAGAQGVALPRIEREETADGLRYEHVRVDIDRARRTATFTVKAPAAAQPADIAGIEAAGASWWPLAMARQLDDAILSMRTNELDIGTWLLKTEGDAAAVLAADATLLAHRAHWFVRETIGALRRTFARLDVSSRSLFALVEPGSCFAGTLAELAFAADRAYMLALPDEPERAPRLTLGEMNFGALPLVTDQSRLARRFYEEEGPLEAARAAAGKPLDADEAHALGLVTAAPDDIDWDDEIRIAIEERASMSPDALTGMEANLRFAGKENMATRIFGRLTAWQNWIFQRPNAVGEKGALKVYGKGEKAQFDLHRV; encoded by the coding sequence GTGACCGATCCCAGCCCCCGCGTTGACTACCGCACCGATCCTTCCTCCTACCGGCACTGGAAGCTCAGTGTCGAAGGCGATGTCGCCCGGCTGGCGCTGGACATCGCCGAGGACGGCGGCCTGCGTCCCGGCTACAAGCTCAAGCTCAACAGCTACGACCTCGGGGTCGACATCGAGCTGCACGATGCGCTCAATCGCATCCGCTTCGAGCACCCGGGCGTGCGCTCGGTGATCGTCACCAGCATGAAGGACCGCATCTTCTGCTCGGGCGCCAACATCTTCATGCTTGGCCTGTCGAGCCACGCGTGGAAGGTGAACTTCTGCAAGTTCACCAACGAGACCCGCAACGGCATCGAGGACTCGTCCAGGCACTCCGGCCTCAAGTTCATCGCCGCGGTCAACGGCGCCTGCGCGGGCGGCGGCTACGAGCTCGCGCTCGCCTGCGACGACATCGTGCTGGTCGACGACCGCTCCTCCTCGGTCTCGCTGCCCGAGGTGCCGCTGCTGGGCGTGCTGCCGGGCACCGGCGGCCTCACGCGGGTCACCGACAAGCGCCGCGTGCGCCATGACCTCGCCGACATCTTCTGCACCAGCGTCGAAGGCGTGCGCGGCCAGCGCGCCGTCGAATGGCGCCTGGTCGACGCGGCGGTGAAGCCGGCGCAGTTCGGCGCCTTCGTGCAGGAGCGCGCGAAGCGGCTGGCGGCCGGCAGCGACCGTCCCGCCGGCGCCCAGGGCGTGGCGCTGCCGCGCATCGAGCGCGAAGAGACGGCCGACGGCCTGCGCTACGAACATGTCCGCGTCGACATCGACCGCGCCCGGCGAACGGCGACGTTCACGGTGAAGGCGCCCGCCGCTGCGCAGCCCGCCGACATCGCCGGCATCGAGGCCGCCGGCGCGTCGTGGTGGCCGCTCGCGATGGCGCGCCAGCTCGACGACGCCATCCTGTCCATGCGCACCAACGAGCTCGACATCGGCACCTGGCTGCTGAAGACCGAAGGCGATGCCGCCGCGGTGCTGGCCGCCGATGCGACCCTGCTGGCGCATCGCGCGCACTGGTTCGTGCGCGAGACGATAGGTGCCCTGCGCCGCACCTTCGCGCGGCTCGACGTGTCGTCGCGCAGCTTGTTCGCGCTGGTCGAGCCGGGCTCGTGCTTCGCCGGCACGCTGGCCGAGCTGGCCTTCGCCGCGGACCGCGCCTACATGCTCGCGCTGCCCGACGAGCCCGAGCGGGCGCCGCGGCTCACGCTGGGCGAGATGAACTTCGGCGCGCTGCCGCTGGTGACCGACCAGTCGCGGCTGGCGCGCCGCTTCTACGAGGAAGAGGGGCCGCTCGAGGCCGCGCGCGCGGCCGCCGGCAAGCCGCTGGACGCCGACGAGGCGCACGCGCTCGGCCTGGTCACCGCCGCCCCCGACGACATCGACTGGGACGACGAGATCCGCATCGCCATCGAGGAGCGCGCCAGCATGTCGCCCGATGCGCTCACCGGCATGGAGGCCAACCTGCGCTTCGCCGGCAAGGAGAACATGGCCACCCGCATCTTCGGACGCCTCACGGCCTGGCAGAACTGGATCTTCCAGCGGCCCAACGCCGTGGGCGAGAAGGGTGCCCTCAAGGTCTACGGCAAGGGCGAGAAGGCCCAGTTCGATCTCCATCGCGTTTGA
- a CDS encoding helix-turn-helix transcriptional regulator — translation MNDRNLAADLEIEERSPLLVAFGERLRTLRSRRGLTRKAVAQAADVSERYLANLEHGTGNPSLLILDQIARALQCPVAELIGDVTTGSAEWLLIRELLEHRGEADLRRARLAIGETVGTGGDRRAKSRRIALIGLRGAGKSTLGHMLADDLNVPFIELSAEIERVAGYSIREIQDLYGPTAYRRYERRALEEVLQIYPDLVLATPGGLVSEPATFNELLSHCTTVWLQADPEDHMGRVAGQGDLRPMAASHEAMEDLRRILAGRAAFYSKADLTLDTSRQPLDETYVLLRAGVRQAIGLPV, via the coding sequence TTGAACGATCGAAACCTGGCCGCCGACCTGGAGATCGAGGAGCGCAGCCCGCTGCTGGTCGCATTCGGCGAGCGCCTGCGCACGCTGCGCTCGCGGCGCGGCCTCACGCGCAAGGCGGTCGCGCAGGCCGCCGATGTCTCGGAGCGCTACCTCGCGAACCTGGAGCACGGCACCGGCAATCCGTCGCTGCTCATCCTCGACCAGATCGCGCGGGCGCTGCAGTGCCCGGTGGCCGAGCTGATCGGCGACGTCACCACCGGGTCGGCCGAGTGGCTGCTGATCCGCGAGCTGCTCGAGCACCGCGGCGAGGCGGATCTGCGGCGCGCCCGCCTGGCCATCGGCGAGACGGTCGGCACCGGCGGCGACCGCCGCGCCAAGAGCCGCCGCATCGCGCTGATCGGCCTGCGCGGTGCCGGCAAGTCCACCCTGGGCCACATGCTGGCCGACGACCTCAACGTGCCGTTCATCGAGCTGAGCGCCGAGATCGAGCGCGTCGCCGGCTACAGCATCCGGGAGATCCAGGACCTGTACGGCCCGACCGCCTACCGCCGCTACGAGCGCCGGGCGCTGGAGGAGGTGCTGCAGATCTACCCGGACCTCGTGCTGGCGACGCCCGGCGGGCTGGTGTCGGAGCCGGCCACCTTCAACGAGCTGCTGAGCCACTGCACCACCGTCTGGCTGCAGGCAGATCCGGAGGATCACATGGGGCGGGTCGCCGGCCAGGGCGACCTGCGGCCGATGGCGGCCAGCCACGAGGCGATGGAGGACCTGCGCCGCATCCTGGCCGGCCGGGCCGCCTTCTACTCCAAGGCCGACCTGACGCTGGACACCAGCCGGCAGCCGCTGGACGAAACCTATGTCCTCCTGCGGGCCGGCGTGCGGCAGGCCATCGGCTTGCCGGTTTGA